In Pedobacter heparinus DSM 2366, the following are encoded in one genomic region:
- a CDS encoding DUF6580 family putative transport protein, translating to MSESKFNPSTVILILVVVLVSIIRVAAPHSDNFKDIANFSAVGAIAMFGAAYFNNPLKAFGFPLTVLLLSDIFIARTSGYGFFYDGWYWTYIAFILMVAVSRVLLKKVNVQNLVTAAISVILIHWVVADISAMYIPGLYPPTLAGFWACLVAAVPFELKFLYGTVIYGAVMFGLKAWYPSLSFKKGLSA from the coding sequence ATGTCTGAATCTAAATTTAATCCCAGTACTGTAATTCTGATATTGGTTGTAGTACTTGTCAGCATTATCCGCGTGGCGGCACCCCATTCTGATAATTTTAAGGATATTGCAAATTTTTCGGCGGTAGGGGCCATTGCCATGTTTGGTGCAGCTTATTTCAACAATCCGCTTAAAGCCTTTGGTTTTCCGTTAACCGTGCTGTTACTGAGTGATATTTTTATTGCCAGAACCTCTGGTTATGGTTTCTTTTATGATGGCTGGTACTGGACTTATATAGCCTTTATCCTTATGGTGGCTGTAAGTAGGGTATTGTTGAAAAAAGTTAATGTTCAAAACCTGGTTACGGCAGCCATTTCAGTTATTCTGATCCACTGGGTAGTGGCTGATATCAGTGCGATGTACATTCCCGGATTGTATCCACCTACGCTGGCTGGCTTCTGGGCCTGTCTGGTAGCTGCTGTTCCTTTCGAATTGAAGTTCTTATATGGAACTGTAATTTATGGTGCAGTGATGTTTGGCTTAAAGGCATGGTATCCGTCGTTGAGTTTTAAAAAAGGCCTGAGCGCTTAA
- a CDS encoding TolC family protein → MIKYLPAHLLKKERYKLFVYLLAYFFMVFEVEAYGQTTSLNACFDLARKNNLSVKQARSALLSGQYNLQAEKKSYLPKVDLLSSYTYLSSPLTINLQTAKDGIVNGSSQQSVNAANEVFKEITGNNLSQAVQDRIYNTSKNIIGSIYPDYNPELSKQSYFVAGLGLRQPIFLGNKLDAAQNLAQSLVNTASINVNVVNKEVDFLIALQYLRILYLNTILNKQEFIVIALSKNKNYADELVKNQILAPYQKSWTNVVLMQARSQLTSLKLDKQNAHLELNKLMGLPLDTNVVISDTLTYTGIAAVPAQSDYWTENPVYQLAASKIAYAKTSEKISKSFALPNIFAIGNYNLYQRDLPVTIPDWFVGVELQWSLFNGQTRKRTLAARQLVEEAKLAEENAGLLLQVQSKIAKNQMTSLENEVGVLDNARKEAQTTSRLITKRMENQLSSPKDVNDAVLIEAEMEKAYYTAVLGYYLALAGYFNSLGNPQQISQFIR, encoded by the coding sequence ATGATTAAATATCTACCTGCTCATCTGCTCAAAAAGGAACGGTATAAGTTATTTGTATACCTGTTGGCTTACTTTTTTATGGTTTTTGAGGTGGAGGCTTATGGCCAGACTACAAGCCTGAATGCCTGTTTTGATTTAGCCAGAAAAAATAACCTTAGTGTAAAGCAGGCCAGGTCTGCCTTATTATCCGGCCAGTACAACCTGCAGGCCGAAAAAAAGAGTTATTTACCTAAGGTAGATTTATTGTCAAGCTATACTTATCTGAGCAGCCCTCTGACCATAAACCTGCAAACCGCTAAGGATGGAATTGTAAATGGCTCATCCCAGCAAAGTGTGAATGCTGCAAATGAGGTGTTTAAAGAAATTACCGGTAATAATCTATCGCAGGCCGTACAGGACAGGATTTACAATACTTCGAAAAATATCATTGGTAGCATTTACCCTGATTATAATCCGGAACTTAGTAAACAGTCGTATTTTGTTGCTGGTCTTGGATTAAGGCAACCCATATTTCTGGGAAATAAGCTGGATGCCGCGCAAAATCTGGCACAATCGCTGGTCAACACAGCGAGTATCAATGTGAATGTGGTGAATAAGGAGGTTGATTTTCTCATTGCCCTGCAATACCTGCGGATTTTGTACCTAAACACCATTTTAAATAAGCAGGAGTTTATTGTGATAGCATTAAGCAAAAATAAGAACTATGCAGACGAGCTGGTAAAGAACCAAATTCTGGCCCCTTATCAAAAAAGCTGGACCAATGTAGTATTGATGCAGGCCCGAAGCCAGCTTACGAGTCTTAAGCTGGATAAGCAGAATGCCCATCTGGAACTGAATAAACTTATGGGCCTGCCACTGGATACCAATGTGGTTATTTCGGATACCTTAACATACACGGGGATTGCAGCAGTGCCGGCCCAGAGTGATTACTGGACAGAAAATCCTGTATATCAATTGGCGGCCAGTAAAATTGCTTATGCCAAAACTTCTGAAAAGATCAGCAAATCATTTGCCCTGCCCAATATTTTTGCGATAGGCAATTACAATTTGTACCAGCGCGACCTACCTGTAACTATACCCGACTGGTTTGTTGGGGTTGAACTGCAATGGTCGTTGTTTAACGGGCAAACCCGGAAGCGTACCCTTGCTGCCAGGCAACTGGTTGAGGAGGCTAAGCTTGCCGAAGAAAATGCAGGGCTGCTGCTGCAGGTGCAATCAAAAATTGCAAAAAATCAAATGACCTCGCTGGAAAATGAAGTTGGGGTACTCGACAATGCCCGGAAAGAGGCGCAGACCACATCCCGGTTAATTACCAAACGTATGGAAAACCAGCTTTCTTCGCCCAAAGATGTAAATGATGCGGTGCTGATAGAAGCAGAAATGGAAAAAGCATATTATACGGCTGTGCTGGGTTATTACCTGGCGCTTGCCGGCTATTTTAACAGTTTAGGGAACCCCCAGCAAATCAGTCAGTTTATCAGGTAA
- a CDS encoding HlyD family secretion protein, with protein sequence MKKFIKNYWALLIPILVVIVALFFFLAGNKDETHLIGMVDASSVDVAAEFPGRLDSLLVEQGDTVKAGQLLAILRSNEIDAIKSQALSAIDAAKGQQELLVQGARPELIEATSKLYQISEEQYKLFNTTYQRMERLYNADVISGQEKDVFYFRYQAAKKEMETAQLNLQMLKNGTRPEIIKTANAIVKQAEQAYELTKALGDNTKVYAPAAGVISSLVTHQGEIVSIGYPMMTIEKKNSSLIRFNIRQDRAKDLKVGAMAKVTIPGCEPETFEVKVSAISPTLEFANWVPSKDKGQFELRTFTVEFKPENLAAVKGLRSGMTASLILP encoded by the coding sequence ATGAAGAAATTTATAAAAAACTATTGGGCACTGCTTATCCCCATACTTGTTGTTATAGTGGCCTTGTTTTTCTTTCTTGCCGGAAATAAAGATGAAACGCACCTGATCGGCATGGTGGATGCTTCCAGTGTAGATGTGGCTGCGGAGTTTCCAGGGAGACTGGACTCCCTGCTGGTAGAACAGGGAGATACAGTTAAGGCTGGACAGCTGCTGGCTATTTTGCGTTCCAATGAAATTGATGCCATTAAGTCGCAGGCCTTATCGGCTATAGATGCTGCCAAAGGACAACAGGAACTATTGGTGCAGGGCGCCAGGCCTGAGCTGATTGAGGCTACATCAAAACTTTATCAGATTAGTGAGGAGCAGTATAAGCTGTTCAATACCACCTACCAGCGCATGGAACGCTTGTATAATGCAGACGTGATTTCCGGGCAGGAAAAAGATGTTTTTTACTTCCGGTATCAGGCTGCAAAAAAAGAAATGGAAACAGCACAGCTCAATTTGCAGATGCTGAAAAATGGTACACGCCCCGAAATCATCAAAACGGCCAATGCCATCGTAAAACAGGCAGAGCAGGCTTATGAGCTGACCAAAGCGCTTGGCGACAATACCAAAGTTTATGCCCCGGCAGCTGGGGTGATCTCGAGCCTGGTTACCCATCAGGGGGAAATTGTTTCTATAGGCTATCCGATGATGACCATTGAAAAGAAAAATTCATCACTTATAAGGTTCAATATCCGGCAGGACAGGGCGAAAGACCTAAAAGTAGGTGCTATGGCAAAAGTGACCATTCCTGGTTGTGAGCCTGAAACTTTTGAAGTAAAAGTATCTGCCATTTCGCCTACGCTCGAATTTGCCAACTGGGTGCCTTCAAAAGATAAAGGGCAATTTGAGCTGCGTACGTTTACTGTAGAGTTTAAGCCTGAGAACCTGGCCGCAGTTAAAGGTTTACGTTCGGGGATGACGGCTTCATTAATCCTGCCCTGA
- a CDS encoding ABC transporter permease — protein sequence MQAMGHIILREWKRILRLPVFYIVMLVIPGLLFSFYALIYQQRDARNLAFAIWDEDQSPLSRQLIFLLQQRETLQITRRVGTEAEVKQLIQNGVILGAVHFPANMQKDIYSRHQAHVTLYTNAASLVPAKLIYKAVAEVVIMGSSGVVLQKLVKTGMKADRAMALANPVKLNSYQLYNASYNYQEYLVPGLITVGIQMILIISSMLALNYEWKTNTMQELYGLAKGSALLVITAKTIAHLVFSWVNFILIAFVLFPWFGIGVPVATGKFFLMYTLLSVACIGIGMFISALFKDVMLSGDVALFYTSPAFVFSGFTFPRWAMPWYDQYYATIMPYTPFLDAFFKVYYMNLPMHYAQADINKLVLFCAVMFPTAILLFQHQFNSSVNEQAA from the coding sequence ATGCAAGCAATGGGGCATATTATTTTACGGGAATGGAAACGGATACTTCGTTTGCCGGTATTTTACATAGTAATGCTGGTGATACCCGGATTGCTGTTCTCATTTTATGCCCTGATCTACCAACAACGGGATGCCAGAAACCTGGCTTTCGCCATCTGGGATGAAGACCAGTCGCCCCTAAGCCGACAGCTTATTTTCCTGCTGCAACAGCGGGAAACCTTACAGATTACCCGCCGAGTAGGTACTGAAGCAGAAGTTAAGCAGCTGATCCAAAATGGAGTAATACTGGGGGCTGTTCATTTTCCGGCCAACATGCAGAAAGACATTTACAGCAGGCATCAGGCCCATGTAACCCTTTATACCAATGCAGCATCACTGGTGCCTGCCAAACTGATCTATAAAGCCGTAGCTGAAGTGGTTATTATGGGCAGTTCGGGTGTGGTATTGCAAAAACTGGTAAAGACCGGTATGAAAGCAGACCGGGCTATGGCATTGGCCAATCCGGTTAAACTGAATAGTTATCAATTGTATAATGCGAGTTACAATTACCAGGAATACCTGGTTCCGGGGCTGATTACAGTAGGCATCCAGATGATCCTTATCATCAGCAGTATGCTGGCATTGAATTACGAATGGAAAACGAATACCATGCAGGAGCTTTATGGTTTGGCCAAGGGTTCTGCTTTACTGGTTATTACCGCTAAAACCATTGCACACCTGGTTTTTAGCTGGGTTAATTTTATACTGATTGCCTTTGTCCTGTTTCCCTGGTTTGGTATTGGTGTGCCGGTTGCGACAGGCAAATTCTTTTTAATGTACACCTTGTTGTCGGTTGCCTGTATAGGTATCGGTATGTTCATTTCGGCTTTATTTAAGGATGTGATGTTATCGGGTGATGTGGCCTTGTTTTACACTTCACCAGCCTTTGTTTTTAGTGGTTTTACTTTTCCAAGATGGGCAATGCCATGGTACGATCAATATTATGCGACCATTATGCCTTATACGCCGTTTCTGGACGCCTTTTTTAAAGTATATTACATGAACCTGCCCATGCATTATGCGCAGGCTGACATCAATAAGCTTGTTTTGTTTTGTGCGGTAATGTTTCCGACCGCAATTTTATTATTTCAGCACCAATTTAACAGCAGCGTAAATGAGCAGGCCGCATAA
- a CDS encoding ABC transporter permease has product MSRPHKPSLIQLFLREVTLVAKDHSLLLTLLIAPLLYAFFYGSIYINKEEEQVKLAVVDDDQSRLSRLLQQQINNSQLVELIHFSDLETAKEQMYSGNCQGYFYIPRGTQSNLLTLKQSNVVLAVNAARFLPSSDLLMSVQQICLTVGAGIRLQYFEKSEGLSRTMAMQNVMPITLDYRPMFNERSSYGAFLLPALLALILQQTLLIGLSESVAGERQQGSIKEWFKAGISTAIWGKGLFYLVVFGAYGFFFLNVNFRLLNLPMRGSGFQLGVLLLFLLFTLIPMAQFIGSLFRSQLLCLQVMAFSTYPIFLITGYTWPFESLPVPIQWVSMLLPTTPFIKIYTAIVQSGADLLAYAAALLHLLLLWLLYSTACYIRFRKLARQSKVHLD; this is encoded by the coding sequence ATGAGCAGGCCGCATAAACCATCTTTAATCCAGCTCTTTTTAAGAGAGGTTACCTTGGTGGCAAAGGACCATAGTTTATTGCTTACACTATTGATTGCACCTTTGCTGTACGCTTTTTTTTATGGCAGTATTTATATCAATAAAGAAGAAGAGCAGGTAAAACTGGCTGTGGTAGACGACGACCAGTCGAGATTGTCCCGCCTGCTGCAACAGCAGATAAACAATTCGCAGCTGGTGGAACTGATCCATTTTTCTGACCTGGAAACTGCAAAAGAACAGATGTACAGCGGTAACTGTCAGGGTTATTTTTATATTCCCAGGGGTACACAAAGTAATTTGCTGACACTTAAACAAAGTAATGTAGTACTTGCGGTAAATGCGGCAAGATTTCTGCCTTCCAGTGATTTATTAATGAGTGTGCAGCAGATTTGCCTTACTGTAGGAGCGGGGATAAGGCTGCAGTATTTTGAAAAGAGTGAAGGCTTAAGCAGGACTATGGCCATGCAAAATGTAATGCCCATTACCCTGGATTACCGCCCGATGTTTAATGAAAGGTCCAGTTATGGAGCTTTTCTGTTGCCTGCATTGCTGGCCCTGATCTTGCAGCAGACACTACTGATCGGCCTATCGGAAAGCGTTGCCGGAGAAAGGCAGCAGGGCAGTATAAAAGAATGGTTTAAGGCTGGCATTTCAACCGCAATCTGGGGCAAAGGATTATTTTATCTTGTTGTTTTTGGCGCTTATGGCTTCTTTTTCCTGAATGTAAACTTTAGGTTACTCAATTTGCCCATGCGGGGCAGTGGTTTTCAACTGGGCGTGTTGCTGCTCTTTTTGTTGTTTACGTTGATACCCATGGCCCAATTTATAGGTTCTTTGTTCAGATCGCAATTGCTTTGCCTCCAGGTGATGGCCTTTTCAACCTATCCCATTTTCCTGATTACCGGATATACCTGGCCTTTTGAATCACTGCCAGTGCCGATACAGTGGGTATCCATGCTGCTGCCCACTACGCCATTTATTAAAATATACACGGCCATAGTTCAATCTGGTGCCGACTTGCTGGCCTATGCCGCTGCTTTGCTGCACCTGTTATTGCTTTGGTTGTTGTACAGCACTGCCTGTTACATAAGGTTTAGAAAGCTGGCCCGGCAAAGCAAAGTTCATTTGGACTGA
- a CDS encoding DUF72 domain-containing protein codes for MEYVKGTYYSGTSGLLLPVPNKEFYPEEFKAGSRLGYYASLFNSIEINSTFYKMPMASTVARWAADTPADFKFTFKLWQEITHKRNLDFEPEAVAEFMNRIASAGSKKGCLLVQFPASIKPVHIRELTELLNCIRKADPDLLWHIAVEFRHQSWYRQDTYDLLEEFSMAPVLHDKLSEGGQLLNNSLDFVYLRFHGPEGDYKGSYPDDFLYEYATYIRDWLVEGKEVYSYFNNTMGNAIGNMELLRKYVHNNADNL; via the coding sequence ATGGAATATGTTAAAGGTACATATTATTCTGGTACCAGTGGTTTGTTATTGCCCGTACCCAACAAAGAATTTTATCCGGAAGAATTTAAGGCCGGGAGCAGATTGGGTTATTATGCTTCCCTTTTTAACAGTATAGAGATCAATAGCACGTTTTATAAAATGCCCATGGCTTCGACTGTTGCCAGATGGGCGGCAGATACGCCAGCAGACTTTAAGTTTACCTTTAAATTGTGGCAGGAAATTACACATAAGAGGAACCTTGATTTTGAACCTGAGGCAGTTGCAGAATTTATGAATCGGATTGCCAGTGCGGGCAGTAAAAAAGGTTGTTTGCTGGTACAGTTCCCCGCCAGCATTAAGCCTGTACATATCCGGGAGTTAACTGAACTTTTGAACTGCATACGCAAGGCAGATCCTGATCTGTTGTGGCACATAGCTGTTGAATTCAGGCACCAAAGCTGGTATCGGCAGGATACCTATGACTTGCTGGAGGAATTCAGTATGGCCCCCGTTCTTCATGATAAACTTAGCGAAGGGGGACAGTTACTCAACAATTCGCTTGATTTTGTATATCTGCGTTTTCATGGGCCTGAGGGAGATTATAAGGGAAGTTATCCGGATGATTTTTTATATGAATATGCGACTTATATCAGGGACTGGCTGGTGGAAGGAAAAGAGGTTTATAGCTATTTTAACAATACGATGGGCAATGCGATCGGAAATATGGAATTGTTAAGGAAGTATGTGCACAATAATGCAGATAATTTATGA
- a CDS encoding STN and carboxypeptidase regulatory-like domain-containing protein: protein MKLKLTLILSILTGYLQAQMPLAPSKHNLEKRVSIEVKNTQISEVLTRVSRAGAFYFSYSGALFTTDSLVSLNVRNTPVREILDRLFNNKVDYKENGEYIILRYAANHLTIEPENITTADKLYLISGYVIDTETGRKVKQASVYEKRLLQSTLTDHEGFFKLRFKGDHNEVILTAAKENYRDTTLVFLSDIKVKPEGYKDPNADEANGLFSDVENSGIGRFFISSKQRIQSLNIPSFFANSPFQTSLTPGLSSHGIMSSQVVNKFSLNVLGGYTAGTDGLEIAGLFNITKGDVKKLQFAGLFNEAGGAVNGFQVAGLLNNVSGEKKGFQAAGLLNRVKGETEGFQVAGLCNLSARSMKGVQAAGIVNVIKENVDGVQIAGIANLVRKDMEGIQIAGIANMTRHLKGVQIAGILNYAKKMDGFQLGLINVSDTSSGYSLGLINLVKHGYHKISLFTNETVNTNLSIKTGNSHLYTILFAGLNLSQNEKVRTVGIGLGHDFIFNSCLSVGLETTGQLLYLGKWDSTNLLSKVQANLQVQLVKGISLFAGPAYAVYSSDNPANSSSAGYKQNIVPKHHTSFGSNTKGWLGFNAGITFM, encoded by the coding sequence ATGAAATTAAAACTTACGCTCATCCTGTCCATCCTTACCGGATACCTGCAAGCCCAGATGCCACTTGCCCCTTCTAAACACAATTTAGAAAAAAGAGTAAGTATAGAAGTAAAAAATACCCAGATATCAGAAGTACTCACCAGGGTTAGCCGCGCCGGGGCATTCTATTTCTCTTACAGCGGGGCCTTGTTCACAACAGATAGCCTGGTTAGTCTGAATGTCAGAAATACGCCGGTAAGGGAAATATTGGACAGGCTTTTTAACAATAAGGTAGATTACAAGGAAAACGGGGAATATATCATTCTCCGTTATGCAGCAAACCACCTTACCATAGAACCTGAAAACATCACCACTGCCGACAAGCTTTACCTGATCAGTGGTTATGTAATAGATACAGAAACGGGTCGTAAGGTTAAACAGGCCAGTGTTTATGAAAAACGTCTCTTGCAGTCTACACTTACAGATCATGAGGGCTTCTTTAAACTGAGGTTTAAAGGTGACCATAATGAAGTGATATTAACAGCTGCCAAAGAAAACTACAGAGACACCACGCTCGTCTTCCTATCTGACATTAAAGTGAAACCAGAGGGTTATAAAGACCCAAACGCAGATGAAGCAAATGGTCTGTTCAGTGATGTCGAAAATTCGGGAATCGGCAGGTTCTTCATTTCTTCCAAACAAAGGATCCAGAGTTTAAACATCCCCAGTTTTTTTGCCAACAGTCCTTTTCAAACTTCACTTACACCGGGTTTAAGCTCCCACGGCATCATGAGCTCCCAGGTGGTCAACAAATTTTCACTGAATGTTCTGGGTGGTTATACCGCAGGCACAGATGGACTTGAAATTGCAGGGCTTTTTAACATTACCAAAGGTGATGTGAAGAAATTACAGTTTGCTGGTCTTTTTAATGAGGCTGGCGGCGCTGTAAACGGTTTTCAGGTGGCAGGTTTACTGAACAATGTAAGTGGCGAAAAGAAAGGCTTCCAGGCAGCCGGACTGCTTAACCGTGTTAAAGGTGAAACTGAAGGCTTTCAGGTTGCCGGGCTTTGCAACTTGTCGGCCAGGAGTATGAAGGGTGTACAGGCAGCAGGAATTGTAAACGTTATTAAAGAAAATGTTGATGGGGTACAAATTGCTGGCATTGCCAACCTGGTACGCAAAGACATGGAAGGCATCCAGATAGCTGGCATAGCTAATATGACCAGGCACTTAAAGGGGGTACAAATTGCTGGTATTCTTAACTATGCCAAAAAAATGGATGGTTTCCAGCTTGGCCTTATCAATGTATCAGACACTTCATCCGGTTACAGTTTAGGGTTGATAAACCTTGTAAAACATGGTTATCATAAAATAAGCCTGTTTACCAACGAAACTGTAAACACCAATCTTTCTATTAAAACAGGCAATTCCCATCTTTATACCATTTTATTTGCAGGCTTAAACCTGTCACAAAACGAAAAAGTACGAACTGTGGGTATAGGCCTTGGCCATGATTTTATTTTTAACAGCTGCTTGTCTGTTGGTCTTGAAACAACTGGTCAGCTGCTCTATCTCGGTAAGTGGGACAGTACCAACCTTTTGAGTAAAGTTCAGGCCAACCTGCAGGTACAGCTGGTTAAAGGTATAAGCCTCTTTGCGGGCCCTGCCTACGCTGTTTACAGCAGCGATAACCCCGCCAATTCCAGTTCAGCAGGCTATAAGCAAAACATTGTTCCAAAGCACCATACCAGCTTTGGCAGCAACACAAAGGGATGGCTGGGTTTCAATGCCGGCATCACCTTCATGTAA
- a CDS encoding FecR family protein produces MTDELLIKFLLKETSEEEGIAVQNWLDAAPSNAKHFEQFKQIWNSSKKLSTQSNVNGDEAWLRFKQRASAAHQPLVRRIKPTYQWLKIAAVLFLIAAAWSVYSIFSPVSYTPITAGNTINKQLLPDGSEVTLNKNTQLSYATNFKKNRSVHLQQGEVFFNVLHDKTRPFVIDVDKIAVLVVGTSFNVKHLNHQTEVIVETGIVKVSLGKDEIALHKGEKIIIKNTTDKLVKMQSTDQLYNYYRSNEFVLNNTPLWRVVEVLNEAYNSEIVIKDPAIRDLTLFTTLKTTASLADNLKTICLTLDLKSVRNENQLLLSKNTK; encoded by the coding sequence ATGACGGATGAATTATTGATAAAGTTTCTGCTAAAAGAAACAAGTGAAGAGGAAGGCATAGCCGTACAAAACTGGTTAGACGCCGCTCCTTCCAATGCAAAACATTTTGAACAGTTTAAACAAATATGGAACAGCAGTAAAAAGCTTTCCACCCAAAGCAATGTTAACGGAGATGAAGCCTGGCTAAGGTTTAAACAAAGAGCATCAGCCGCGCATCAGCCCCTTGTACGCCGCATAAAACCAACCTACCAATGGCTTAAAATTGCAGCCGTTCTTTTCCTCATTGCTGCTGCATGGTCTGTATACAGTATCTTTTCACCGGTTTCCTATACCCCCATAACCGCTGGCAACACCATAAACAAACAATTGCTCCCCGATGGGTCTGAAGTTACACTCAACAAAAACACCCAACTCAGCTATGCAACTAATTTTAAAAAAAACAGAAGCGTCCATCTGCAGCAGGGTGAAGTATTTTTTAACGTACTGCACGATAAAACCCGGCCATTTGTAATTGATGTAGACAAAATTGCTGTACTTGTAGTGGGTACCTCCTTCAATGTAAAACACTTAAACCACCAAACTGAAGTTATTGTCGAGACCGGAATCGTAAAAGTAAGCCTTGGCAAGGATGAAATAGCCCTTCACAAGGGAGAAAAAATAATCATAAAAAACACAACCGACAAACTGGTTAAAATGCAAAGTACAGATCAGCTGTACAATTATTACCGCAGCAACGAATTTGTATTGAACAATACCCCTTTATGGCGTGTAGTTGAAGTTTTAAATGAGGCTTATAATTCAGAAATCGTGATTAAAGATCCGGCCATAAGAGACCTGACCTTATTTACAACTTTAAAAACCACAGCAAGTTTAGCCGATAATTTAAAAACAATCTGTCTTACGCTTGATTTAAAGTCTGTCCGTAACGAAAACCAGCTCTTGTTGTCTAAAAATACCAAATGA
- a CDS encoding RNA polymerase sigma-70 factor has protein sequence MELKSSISANTSQPYDDQAFEQLFKAHFKALHAYALALLKDEDTAEEIVQTMFLKFWEKRELLNIQTSVKAYLYKCVYHDSLNFLKHEKIKTKYQDFASYTMNSHHEPASSKAEMTELEYQIGKALNELPEQCRTIFQMSRFEELKYREIAEQLGLSVKTIENQMGKALRIMRLKLADFLSLILLGLMYYRDFFN, from the coding sequence TTGGAGTTAAAAAGCAGCATTTCGGCAAATACATCACAACCATATGATGACCAAGCTTTTGAACAATTGTTCAAAGCACATTTTAAGGCCTTGCACGCTTATGCCCTGGCCTTGTTAAAAGATGAAGATACCGCCGAAGAAATAGTACAGACCATGTTTTTAAAATTTTGGGAGAAAAGGGAGCTGTTGAATATCCAGACCTCGGTTAAGGCCTATCTTTATAAATGCGTTTACCACGACAGCCTGAACTTTTTAAAACATGAAAAGATTAAAACAAAATACCAGGATTTTGCAAGCTATACCATGAACAGCCATCATGAACCCGCCTCTTCAAAAGCAGAAATGACCGAACTGGAATACCAGATTGGAAAGGCCTTAAATGAATTGCCCGAACAATGCCGTACCATATTCCAGATGAGCAGGTTTGAAGAATTAAAATACAGGGAAATAGCGGAACAGCTGGGCCTGTCTGTAAAAACTATAGAAAACCAAATGGGCAAAGCGCTCAGAATAATGCGACTGAAGCTGGCCGACTTCCTTTCGCTCATTTTATTAGGCCTGATGTATTACAGGGATTTTTTTAACTAG
- a CDS encoding DUF4833 domain-containing protein, with protein sequence MVYRDMLQDIKQSDGLKELLFFIFASPSKVYKHKANKNLRQSKAAVPLGKRLLRSILIILAMLLLLSQSTFAQKQVEPENLPTPKGSNLLFFLQRDPDANTVVYELNYNSDGTLYRNNPIKGSWIRYEEAQKFKELTSIEKKFAYGIKSRPIGEDEYEIRLVAYKKMPMYLRKSETDQKYHIYIKDEGKNLLLKRVFVRVNGGSFWFPKIQYIDLITTNCATGIEILKRIRT encoded by the coding sequence ATGGTATACAGGGATATGCTGCAGGACATTAAACAAAGTGACGGTTTAAAAGAACTGCTGTTCTTTATTTTTGCGAGTCCATCCAAAGTCTACAAACATAAAGCCAATAAAAACCTCCGGCAATCTAAAGCAGCCGTTCCACTGGGTAAAAGGTTGCTCAGGAGTATATTGATCATTTTAGCCATGCTGTTGTTGCTAAGCCAGTCAACATTTGCACAAAAACAGGTAGAACCAGAAAATTTGCCTACTCCAAAAGGCAGTAACCTATTGTTCTTTTTGCAGCGCGATCCGGATGCAAACACTGTAGTTTATGAACTTAACTACAACAGCGACGGCACTTTATACCGCAATAATCCCATTAAAGGTTCCTGGATCAGGTATGAAGAGGCACAAAAGTTCAAAGAGCTGACCAGTATTGAAAAGAAATTTGCCTACGGTATAAAAAGCAGGCCCATTGGCGAAGATGAGTATGAGATCAGGCTGGTGGCCTATAAAAAGATGCCCATGTATCTCAGAAAATCAGAAACAGACCAGAAATACCACATTTACATTAAAGATGAAGGTAAAAACCTCTTGCTAAAAAGGGTATTTGTAAGGGTAAATGGAGGTAGCTTTTGGTTTCCAAAAATACAGTATATAGATTTGATCACCACAAACTGTGCAACCGGAATAGAGATTTTAAAGAGAATAAGAACCTGA